One genomic segment of Anguilla anguilla isolate fAngAng1 chromosome 2, fAngAng1.pri, whole genome shotgun sequence includes these proteins:
- the LOC118220383 gene encoding somatostatin receptor type 5-like produces MRVDINRLYANPSLLSNSSAYDPSHLAGNSSHGSAHGEPECPEPAAGFLFWIAVEILTVALGLPANLRVLWALLKSQVDASTSNVFTGSLAALDVVYLAMVPAHVANHLLLGDAGLQRSLLFFFGLNEIGSPLLLSCVCLDRYAAVLHPVAFMRYRHARYRAGCAAAVWALTLGYSAYVAGVDFRHNDCIFIALFMAAFVVLIFCNLSILRALRRSGPAGDEVHPVKRKAFRTVLAVFAVVLVSYLPAVAVYPYEHILPEEAFECYIYPVCYSFITLRACLQPLLFLFRAGKLPCQTGPGQVICCSSTSD; encoded by the coding sequence ATGCGTGTGGACATCAACCGCCTCTACGcaaacccctccctcctctccaacAGCTCCGCCTACGACCCCTCCCACCTCGCGGGCAACTCTTCCCACGGCTCCGCCCACGGCGAGCCCGAATGCCCTGAGCCGGCGGCCGGCTTCCTGTTCTGGATCGCCGTGGAGATCCTCACCGTGGCCCTGGGCCTCCCGGCCAACCTGAGGGTCCTGTGGGCCCTGCTGAAGAGCCAGGTGGACGCCTCCACCTCCAACGTGTTCACGGGCAGCCTGGCGGCCCTGGACGTGGTCTACCTGGCCATGGTGCCCGCCCACGTGGCCAACCACCTGCTGCTGGGGGACGCGGGCCTGCAGCGCTCGCTGCTCTTCTTCTTCGGGCTGAACGAGATCGGCAGCCCGCTGCTCCTGTCCTGCGTGTGCCTGGACCGCTACGCGGCCGTGCTCCACCCCGTGGCCTTCATGCGCTACCGCCACGCGCGCTACCGCGCGGGCTGCGCCGCCGCCGTCTGGGCGCTCACGCTGGGCTACTCGGCCTACGTCGCCGGCGTGGACTTCCGCCACAACGACTGCATCTTCATCGCCCTCTTCATGGCCGCCTTCGTCGTCCTCATCTTCTGCAACCTGTCCATCCTGCGGGCGCTGCGCCGCTCGGGCCCCGCCGGCGACGAGGTCCACCCCGTCAAGCGCAAGGCCTTCCGCACCGTCCTCGCCGTCTTCGCCGTCGTGCTGGTCAGCTACCTGCCCGCCGTCGCCGTCTACCCCTACGAGCACATCCTGCCCGAGGAGGCGTTCGAGTGCTACATCTACCCCGTCTGCTACTCCTTCATCACCCTCAGGGCCTGCCTGcagcccctcctcttcctcttccgaGCCGGCAAACTTCCCTGCCAGACGGGCCCGGGTCAGGTGATCTGCTGCTCCTCCACCAGCGACTGA